From the Dendrosporobacter quercicolus genome, one window contains:
- a CDS encoding SDR family NAD(P)-dependent oxidoreductase, with protein sequence MKLQNKIAIVTGAAQGIGKGIALEYAKNGADLAILDINGEKLNETAKEIKELGVNCSQGVGDVSDEKIVQGFVQQVIDRHGRIDILTHAAGILRSCAIVEQDVKDWDIVVAVNLRSSFLFSKYAGQQMKKQGSGAMVLIDSCASKTAEAFNAVYCASKAGVRLLAQSLALELAEFGVRVNSIAPGTINTDMIQRCLRDRASLYGLTFEKYLHEFNEATPLKRMGEPEEIGKLCVFLVSDDSAFITGSSFNISGGRECH encoded by the coding sequence ATGAAATTACAAAACAAAATCGCTATTGTTACAGGCGCAGCGCAGGGAATCGGCAAAGGAATTGCCCTGGAATATGCTAAAAACGGAGCAGATCTTGCAATTCTGGATATTAACGGAGAAAAGCTCAATGAAACAGCGAAGGAAATTAAGGAACTGGGGGTTAACTGCAGCCAGGGGGTTGGAGATGTTTCGGATGAGAAGATTGTACAGGGCTTTGTACAGCAGGTGATTGATAGGCATGGACGGATCGATATTCTGACACATGCCGCGGGCATTCTTCGTTCCTGCGCAATTGTCGAACAGGATGTAAAGGACTGGGATATCGTTGTCGCCGTAAACCTGCGCAGCTCGTTCCTGTTCAGCAAGTATGCGGGACAGCAAATGAAAAAGCAGGGAAGCGGCGCGATGGTTCTGATTGACTCTTGCGCGTCGAAGACGGCGGAAGCGTTTAATGCCGTTTATTGTGCTTCGAAAGCAGGCGTTCGCTTGCTGGCGCAGTCGCTGGCGCTGGAGCTGGCGGAGTTTGGTGTCCGCGTTAACAGTATTGCGCCGGGAACAATCAACACTGACATGATTCAGAGATGCCTGCGTGACCGGGCTTCGCTGTATGGACTGACCTTTGAAAAGTATCTGCATGAATTTAATGAGGCAACCCCGCTCAAGCGTATGGGCGAGCCAGAGGAAATTGGAAAGCTGTGTGTCTTCCTGGTCAGTGATGATTCCGCGTTTATCACAGGCTCTTCCTTTAATATTTCTGGCGGCAGAGAATGCCATTGA
- a CDS encoding sugar phosphate isomerase/epimerase family protein yields the protein MSYKIGIVEWAFPFPGPYGLKIASELGLEGMELDFGEYETGFRLHNPRIQDAYLECGVKYGIEFPSMALNALNTHGMSNSRDTVDGMIAIETIRKGIGAAKRMNIPVVQLPSFHSGDIRTKEQFYNTGEKLRFACALAEGSNIILAMENVLDAEETKQMIREVGSDRLKIFYDTQNYHLDRGYSQPELLEAIANDVVQVHVKDGYNGAISSALLGKGDVLFHKTAEIILRTGCTEWLLLENYYNQQPLSLLNEDAFELIQEDIKVLRRIFCDGVA from the coding sequence ATGAGTTATAAAATTGGAATTGTTGAATGGGCGTTTCCTTTCCCCGGCCCGTATGGTTTGAAAATTGCTTCTGAGCTTGGATTAGAAGGAATGGAGCTGGATTTTGGAGAATATGAGACTGGATTTCGGCTGCATAATCCCAGAATTCAGGATGCCTATCTGGAATGTGGCGTGAAATACGGAATCGAGTTCCCGTCCATGGCGCTGAATGCTTTGAATACACATGGGATGTCCAACAGCCGTGATACGGTAGATGGAATGATCGCAATTGAGACCATTCGAAAAGGAATCGGGGCGGCAAAACGGATGAATATTCCGGTGGTTCAGCTGCCAAGCTTTCATAGTGGCGATATTCGCACGAAGGAACAGTTTTACAATACCGGTGAAAAGCTCCGTTTCGCCTGTGCTCTCGCAGAGGGCAGCAATATTATTTTGGCGATGGAAAATGTGCTGGACGCTGAGGAAACGAAGCAAATGATTAGGGAAGTGGGCAGCGATCGCTTGAAGATATTCTACGACACGCAAAATTACCATCTTGACCGTGGCTATTCACAACCGGAACTGCTGGAGGCGATTGCGAATGATGTTGTACAGGTCCATGTAAAAGACGGATACAATGGGGCGATTAGTTCTGCACTTCTCGGTAAGGGAGACGTTTTGTTCCATAAAACAGCGGAAATTATTTTACGTACGGGTTGTACAGAATGGCTGCTGTTAGAGAACTATTATAATCAACAACCATTGAGCCTGTTGAATGAAGACGCATTTGAGTTAATTCAAGAAGATATTAAGGTGTTGCGTAGAATTTTCTGCGACGGTGTTGCGTAA
- a CDS encoding zinc-dependent alcohol dehydrogenase, with protein sequence METMQAAVFKGNGVLEVEQVEVPKITEPDQVRIKVRAASICGSDIHALHVPPGQAITPGVVMGHEFFGTIVEVGIKVKNYKPGDCVVVNPCLPCGECWECMHGMGNLCVQPRHYGQTCDGGFAEYVIVETSQLYSLPPDINPDMAAQTEPLACIMYSLNMAQLRPTDHVLLYGAGPIGLTFIQALKIFGVKNLAVVAKGKTRIKQAKHCGADFVIDMQQNVPMGQCLREQWGCLADVVVDAVGTGQILSEAVRLVNSRGRLLLFGLNHNAIAQVPPAEFTQKELQLFGSLGKAFPPAISLLQDDRLHLNELVSHRFTLKDINHALDLLRNKEASRVIIYPNGDIPKQ encoded by the coding sequence ATGGAAACTATGCAGGCCGCAGTATTTAAGGGCAATGGAGTTTTGGAAGTGGAACAAGTTGAAGTTCCAAAGATTACAGAGCCGGACCAGGTGCGAATAAAGGTACGGGCAGCAAGTATATGTGGAAGCGACATTCATGCTTTGCATGTTCCGCCCGGACAGGCGATTACGCCGGGGGTCGTTATGGGGCATGAATTCTTTGGTACGATTGTCGAAGTCGGTATCAAAGTAAAAAACTATAAACCGGGCGACTGTGTTGTTGTAAACCCGTGTCTTCCGTGCGGAGAGTGCTGGGAGTGCATGCATGGGATGGGGAACCTGTGCGTTCAGCCGCGTCACTATGGGCAGACCTGCGATGGTGGATTTGCAGAATATGTGATTGTGGAAACCAGTCAGCTGTATTCACTCCCACCGGATATCAATCCGGATATGGCGGCGCAGACAGAGCCGCTGGCGTGCATTATGTACAGCCTGAATATGGCGCAGCTGCGTCCAACAGATCATGTTTTATTGTATGGAGCGGGTCCCATTGGCTTGACATTTATTCAGGCACTCAAAATTTTCGGTGTGAAAAATTTAGCCGTTGTGGCGAAAGGAAAAACCCGCATCAAGCAGGCAAAGCATTGTGGAGCAGATTTTGTGATTGATATGCAGCAGAATGTTCCGATGGGGCAATGCCTGCGGGAGCAATGGGGCTGCCTGGCGGATGTCGTAGTTGATGCCGTGGGAACTGGTCAGATCCTAAGCGAAGCTGTACGGCTGGTAAACAGCCGGGGACGCCTCCTGCTCTTTGGTCTCAATCATAATGCCATCGCGCAGGTGCCTCCGGCGGAGTTTACGCAAAAGGAGCTTCAGTTGTTTGGCTCCTTGGGCAAGGCATTCCCGCCAGCGATCAGCCTGCTGCAGGATGATCGCTTACACCTGAACGAGCTTGTATCGCATCGCTTTACGTTGAAGGATATCAACCACGCACTTGATCTCTTGCGAAATAAGGAAGCTTCCCGTGTGATTATCTATCCGAATGGGGATATACCGAAGCAGTAA
- a CDS encoding SDR family NAD(P)-dependent oxidoreductase — MRLQEKVIFITGGAKGIGGAAAKVCAGYGGKIVAVDLLEDRLRQTVDEIKAAGGDAIWAVADVTKRDQVKAAIQKALDQYGRIDCLFNAAGVDRIGGFLDMTDDEYDFNMNINVKGSFICCAEAARVMIPNKKGRIINTSSIAAVREEAYNGTYCMSKAAVSMMTRVLALELAPHNITTVAIQPGNIETDILRESFTNRGKAEGKDVREFYAEMEATIPMGYIGRPEEIAEVVAYLCDDRSAYIDGNSILIAGGKIMA; from the coding sequence ATGAGATTGCAGGAGAAAGTTATTTTCATCACTGGAGGCGCCAAGGGCATTGGCGGTGCAGCGGCGAAGGTCTGCGCGGGCTACGGTGGAAAGATTGTTGCAGTGGATTTGCTGGAAGATCGTTTGAGACAAACGGTTGATGAAATCAAAGCAGCGGGAGGAGATGCCATCTGGGCGGTTGCCGATGTCACAAAGCGTGATCAGGTGAAGGCTGCGATTCAGAAGGCCCTCGATCAGTATGGTCGTATTGACTGCCTGTTCAATGCAGCCGGCGTTGACCGTATCGGCGGCTTCCTTGATATGACAGACGATGAGTACGATTTTAACATGAACATTAACGTAAAAGGCTCTTTTATCTGCTGCGCGGAGGCTGCCCGGGTAATGATTCCTAACAAAAAGGGTAGAATTATTAACACCTCCTCGATTGCAGCGGTGAGAGAGGAAGCATACAATGGCACTTACTGCATGTCTAAGGCTGCGGTAAGCATGATGACGAGGGTTCTTGCGCTGGAACTGGCTCCGCATAACATTACAACGGTTGCGATTCAGCCGGGGAATATTGAGACAGATATCCTTCGCGAATCCTTCACAAATCGCGGCAAGGCGGAAGGCAAGGATGTTCGCGAGTTCTATGCCGAGATGGAAGCGACAATTCCGATGGGATATATCGGCCGGCCGGAAGAGATTGCGGAAGTTGTTGCATATCTTTGCGACGACAGATCGGCATATATCGATGGCAACAGTATCCTGATTGCCGGCGGTAAGATTATGGCATAA
- a CDS encoding helix-turn-helix domain-containing protein, translated as MPKNLSHLSAKFVKIHFVDEKYHKHHPQLIHCHKDVLELFYVIKGCGNYVVGNREYFVEPGSLVICNAGMLHGEPPFQQHEMQSYCGVLRNISVPNLPPNNLIDNMQKPVLFFSADKAPIEHILLALHELDSPASAASEICDLLANALLNVVYLKMQKRQLSNEWVRENNEELIQQIITYLNEHYMESLSLQHLGNVFHMSYYYLSHIFKANTGLSPMKYVQHRKIGEAQNLLMNTNMQIGEIGEGLGFNDNCHFSSVFKKRIGVSPLQYRQHFQQ; from the coding sequence ATGCCTAAAAACCTTTCACATCTTTCCGCAAAATTTGTTAAAATACATTTCGTCGACGAAAAATATCATAAGCATCATCCTCAGTTGATTCACTGCCATAAAGATGTTCTTGAATTATTTTATGTGATAAAAGGTTGTGGTAATTATGTCGTGGGAAATCGGGAATACTTTGTTGAGCCTGGCAGCCTTGTGATATGTAATGCGGGTATGCTGCACGGAGAACCCCCTTTTCAGCAACATGAGATGCAAAGCTATTGCGGTGTGCTGCGTAACATTTCCGTTCCCAATTTACCGCCGAATAACTTAATAGATAACATGCAAAAACCAGTTTTATTCTTCTCGGCAGACAAAGCACCCATTGAGCACATCCTGTTGGCACTACATGAATTGGATTCACCGGCATCTGCGGCATCCGAAATTTGCGATTTGTTGGCAAATGCGCTGCTGAATGTTGTTTATTTGAAGATGCAAAAGCGGCAGTTATCCAACGAGTGGGTCCGGGAAAATAATGAGGAGCTTATTCAGCAAATCATCACTTATTTAAACGAGCATTATATGGAGTCTTTGTCTCTGCAACATCTGGGAAATGTCTTCCATATGAGCTATTACTACTTGTCGCACATATTCAAAGCAAATACCGGCTTGTCCCCCATGAAATATGTTCAGCACCGCAAAATTGGTGAAGCTCAAAATCTTTTAATGAACACAAACATGCAAATCGGAGAAATAGGGGAGGGTTTAGGGTTTAACGACAATTGTCACTTCAGTTCGGTATTTAAAAAGCGTATCGGAGTCTCCCCGCTTCAATATCGCCAGCATTTTCAACAATGA
- a CDS encoding sulfide/dihydroorotate dehydrogenase-like FAD/NAD-binding protein yields MYRILVKQQLAPNVQLFEVDAPLIARKAKPGQFVILRVNEEGERIPLTIADFNREKASITLIFQEVGASTTELGRLNEGEFLLDLVGPLGKATHIEKFGTVICVGGGIGIAPVYPIARGLKEAGNEVISIIGARSKDILIYEEEMAAVSDELIITTDDGSKGIKAFVTQPLKELLDSDKTINLVVAIGPVIMMKFVAETTRPYGVPTVASLNPIMVDGTGMCGGCRVAVGQENKFACVDGPEFDAHKVDFESLMARQRMYKTHEKQYSEHIAAKKEWSCKCHSH; encoded by the coding sequence GTGTATAGAATTCTAGTAAAACAGCAATTAGCGCCTAATGTTCAGCTTTTTGAAGTGGATGCACCGCTGATTGCCAGAAAAGCAAAGCCAGGCCAGTTTGTTATTCTGCGTGTTAATGAAGAGGGTGAGCGTATTCCTTTAACAATTGCGGATTTCAATCGGGAAAAAGCCAGTATTACGCTTATTTTCCAAGAAGTCGGTGCTTCTACGACAGAATTGGGTCGTTTAAATGAAGGCGAATTTTTATTAGATTTGGTAGGGCCATTGGGTAAAGCAACTCATATAGAAAAATTCGGTACTGTTATTTGTGTAGGGGGAGGAATCGGTATTGCACCTGTTTATCCCATTGCTCGTGGACTAAAAGAAGCCGGTAACGAAGTTATTTCCATTATTGGCGCTCGTTCGAAGGACATTCTGATTTATGAGGAGGAAATGGCGGCGGTAAGCGATGAACTGATCATTACGACAGATGACGGCTCAAAGGGTATCAAAGCTTTCGTCACTCAGCCGTTAAAAGAACTGCTTGATTCCGATAAAACAATTAACCTGGTAGTGGCAATTGGCCCTGTGATTATGATGAAATTCGTTGCTGAAACCACAAGACCTTACGGCGTCCCTACAGTGGCCAGCCTTAATCCGATCATGGTAGATGGAACTGGCATGTGCGGCGGATGTAGAGTAGCAGTGGGGCAGGAAAATAAATTTGCTTGTGTGGATGGGCCGGAATTTGATGCGCATAAAGTAGATTTCGAAAGTTTAATGGCGCGTCAGCGTATGTATAAGACTCATGAAAAACAGTATAGCGAGCACATTGCTGCTAAGAAAGAGTGGAGCTGTAAATGTCACTCTCACTAA
- the gltA gene encoding NADPH-dependent glutamate synthase yields MSLSLNKNPMPEQDPKVRAQNFAEVSLGYTEELAKAEAGRCLQCKAAPCRKGCPVQVDIPAFIKEVKAGAMDSAIAKIKEVNCLPAVCGRVCPQEEQCEKYCVLAKKGESVGIGRLERYVADTARNKGETVTVIQYTANAQKVAVIGSGPAGLAVAGDLAKKGYKITIFEALHLPGGVLMYGIPEFRLPKDEVVQVEINNLRKLGVEIVVNAVIGSTFTVDELLEEEGFDAVFIGTGAGLPHFMGVPGENLNGVYSANEFLTRCNLMKAYRFPQCGTPIHAGKKVAVVGGGNVAMDGARTALRLGAEHSCIVYRRSEAELPARLEEIHHAKEEGIDFQFLTAPTAVLGNKDGWVTGLQCVRMELGEPDASGRRRPIEIPNSEFVLEIDTVIIAIGQGPNPLVQSTAKGLETTRKGNIAAHEETGETSKPGVFAGGDIVTGAATVILAMGAGKKTAIAIDKYLQEKKAKSIKKT; encoded by the coding sequence ATGTCACTCTCACTAAATAAAAATCCAATGCCCGAACAAGACCCTAAAGTAAGGGCTCAAAATTTTGCTGAGGTAAGCCTTGGCTATACAGAAGAACTTGCAAAAGCAGAAGCCGGGCGATGTCTGCAATGCAAAGCCGCTCCTTGTCGTAAGGGCTGTCCTGTGCAAGTCGACATTCCTGCTTTTATTAAAGAAGTGAAAGCAGGAGCTATGGACTCGGCAATTGCAAAGATAAAAGAAGTGAATTGCTTGCCCGCAGTATGTGGCAGAGTATGTCCACAGGAAGAACAATGTGAAAAATACTGTGTATTGGCTAAAAAGGGTGAATCTGTGGGGATTGGCCGTTTAGAACGGTATGTTGCTGATACTGCCCGGAATAAAGGTGAAACTGTCACTGTAATCCAATATACCGCTAATGCCCAGAAAGTCGCTGTTATTGGTTCTGGTCCAGCTGGTTTAGCTGTAGCTGGCGATTTGGCGAAAAAAGGTTATAAAATCACTATCTTTGAGGCTTTACATTTGCCGGGCGGCGTATTGATGTATGGCATTCCAGAATTCCGATTGCCAAAAGACGAAGTGGTACAAGTGGAAATCAATAACTTGCGTAAGCTGGGTGTAGAAATCGTTGTGAATGCTGTGATTGGCAGTACTTTCACCGTTGATGAACTGTTGGAAGAAGAAGGCTTTGATGCTGTGTTCATAGGCACAGGTGCCGGACTACCTCATTTTATGGGTGTTCCGGGCGAAAATCTGAATGGTGTGTATTCTGCGAATGAATTTTTAACTCGGTGCAACTTGATGAAAGCCTATCGTTTCCCGCAATGCGGTACGCCCATTCATGCAGGGAAAAAGGTAGCGGTGGTTGGCGGTGGTAATGTGGCGATGGATGGTGCTAGAACCGCTCTTCGTTTGGGTGCAGAGCATTCCTGTATTGTGTATCGCCGTTCGGAAGCAGAGTTGCCGGCAAGATTAGAAGAAATCCATCATGCCAAAGAAGAAGGTATTGATTTTCAATTTCTCACGGCCCCAACGGCTGTACTGGGTAATAAAGATGGCTGGGTAACAGGCCTCCAATGCGTTCGTATGGAACTCGGCGAGCCTGATGCCTCAGGTCGTCGTCGTCCCATTGAAATACCAAATTCTGAATTCGTATTAGAAATAGATACTGTCATTATTGCCATTGGCCAAGGGCCTAATCCATTAGTGCAGTCTACTGCCAAAGGTCTTGAAACAACTAGAAAAGGTAATATTGCTGCTCATGAAGAAACCGGCGAAACTAGTAAGCCAGGCGTGTTTGCCGGCGGTGATATCGTGACTGGGGCAGCCACTGTAATTCTTGCTATGGGTGCAGGTAAGAAGACTGCTATAGCAATTGATAAATATCTGCAAGAGAAAAAAGCCAAATCAATAAAGAAGACTTAA
- the rph gene encoding rifamycin-inactivating phosphotransferase, with product MPTFTLCFTEISKQDLPLVGGKGANLGEISKISTIKVPLGFCVTTEAYQYFVTASPVLAGFLDQLNNLAAENSDTVQLLGQRIRQHMESLPVPDDIRRQINQTWQETGEDYAYAVRSSATAEDLPGASFAGQQDTYLNIQGIDAIVEHVRKCWASLFSDRAIVYRARNGFDHKKVLLAVVVQQMIFPEVSGIMFTADPVNGNRKVVSIDAGFGLGEALVSGMVTADLYKVKENKILTKQIGDKKIAVYAAPAGGTREQSLPDEMPRCQALTDDQVLTLAAIGKHIERHFAAPQDIEWCFADGIFYVVQSRPITTLYPLPEIADNGFHVFSSFGHQQMMTDPMKPLGLSLFQFSGPYEHMLVTAGGRLFGDITRSCYPQKKQTGLASMDALMGSAVEEIKKRHDLVALFQPEGQPRMSLAQLKKLAEPAMRIVQNMAFNDASSSSHLYGWAEKKIAETQQTLRRLSGADRIRFINKDKTEMLTWVLHGKMMGPFMAGMISFKLIDRLSKRWLGDSKETEDLGKSPPRNNTSEMGLALGDLADIIRQYPAVIAYLHQSGDNTLLTGLETVEGGRIVKPVFEEFLRQYGLRCTGEIDITRPRWREKPGQLIPAILSHIQSVQPGEHRRKFAEGEKRAEEAAKILSTRLKKITGGAIKAKIMAKLTKTYRGLAGFREYPKYFIVSHFDLYKKAIMEEAEKLVYQGVLKQTEDVYYLSLTELEQVIRSAHADQQLIADRKEKYQEYEKLTPPRVMTSEGEIIYGSYGQQDAPPGALPGIPVSAGVVEGRARIILKPEQAKLDKGDILVATFTDPGWTPFFVSASGVVTEVGGLMTHGAIVAREYGIPAVVGVQQATSLIQDGQKIRVNGTKGYIELLDDSDGKLLH from the coding sequence ATGCCGACTTTTACACTTTGTTTTACTGAAATCAGCAAACAGGATTTACCGCTGGTAGGCGGAAAAGGGGCAAATCTGGGAGAAATTTCAAAAATTAGCACAATCAAAGTACCGCTGGGCTTTTGCGTCACCACAGAAGCCTATCAATATTTTGTCACGGCAAGCCCGGTGCTGGCCGGTTTTTTAGACCAACTCAACAATTTGGCTGCTGAAAACTCCGACACGGTTCAATTGCTGGGGCAGCGTATCCGCCAGCATATGGAAAGCCTGCCGGTTCCGGACGACATCCGGCGGCAAATAAATCAGACCTGGCAGGAAACAGGTGAAGATTATGCTTATGCCGTTCGTTCCAGCGCTACGGCGGAAGACCTGCCCGGCGCCTCATTTGCCGGGCAGCAGGATACTTACCTGAATATTCAAGGGATTGACGCCATTGTCGAGCATGTCCGGAAATGCTGGGCCTCTTTGTTCAGCGACCGGGCCATCGTGTATCGCGCCCGAAACGGCTTTGATCATAAAAAAGTTTTGCTGGCTGTGGTCGTACAGCAGATGATTTTTCCGGAAGTATCGGGGATTATGTTTACTGCCGACCCGGTAAACGGCAATCGTAAGGTTGTATCCATTGACGCCGGTTTTGGGCTGGGCGAAGCGTTGGTCAGCGGCATGGTTACCGCCGACCTCTACAAGGTGAAAGAAAACAAAATTTTGACAAAACAGATTGGTGATAAAAAAATTGCCGTATACGCCGCACCGGCGGGGGGGACAAGAGAACAATCACTGCCTGACGAAATGCCCAGGTGCCAGGCGCTGACCGACGATCAAGTGCTCACATTGGCGGCAATCGGCAAACACATCGAACGCCATTTCGCAGCTCCCCAGGACATTGAATGGTGCTTTGCCGACGGCATTTTCTATGTTGTGCAAAGCAGGCCGATTACTACCCTCTATCCGCTGCCCGAAATTGCCGACAACGGGTTTCATGTATTCTCTTCTTTTGGCCATCAGCAAATGATGACCGATCCGATGAAGCCGCTGGGACTGTCGCTGTTCCAATTTTCGGGACCCTATGAACATATGCTGGTCACGGCCGGGGGACGTTTATTTGGGGACATTACCCGTTCTTGCTATCCCCAAAAAAAGCAGACAGGTCTGGCTAGCATGGATGCCTTGATGGGCAGCGCTGTCGAAGAGATCAAAAAACGCCATGACCTTGTCGCCTTGTTCCAGCCGGAAGGACAGCCCAGAATGAGCTTAGCCCAACTAAAAAAACTGGCCGAACCGGCCATGAGGATTGTCCAAAACATGGCATTCAACGATGCAAGCTCGTCCTCTCATCTCTATGGCTGGGCTGAAAAGAAAATTGCCGAAACGCAACAAACGCTGCGGCGGCTTTCCGGCGCTGACAGAATCAGGTTTATTAACAAGGATAAAACGGAAATGCTGACCTGGGTTCTGCACGGAAAAATGATGGGACCGTTTATGGCCGGAATGATTTCTTTTAAATTAATTGACCGCCTAAGTAAACGATGGCTGGGCGACAGCAAAGAAACCGAGGATCTGGGCAAATCACCGCCCAGGAATAATACCAGTGAAATGGGGCTGGCGCTTGGCGACCTGGCCGATATCATCCGGCAGTATCCCGCCGTTATCGCTTATCTGCACCAGTCCGGCGACAATACCCTGTTGACTGGGCTGGAAACAGTCGAAGGCGGTCGGATTGTTAAACCGGTTTTTGAGGAATTTCTCCGGCAATACGGCCTGCGGTGTACCGGCGAAATTGATATTACCCGGCCCCGCTGGCGTGAAAAACCAGGCCAGCTTATCCCGGCAATCTTAAGCCATATTCAAAGCGTGCAGCCGGGCGAACATCGCCGTAAGTTTGCCGAAGGCGAGAAACGGGCGGAAGAAGCGGCCAAAATCCTGTCAACCCGTTTAAAAAAAATAACCGGCGGCGCCATAAAAGCTAAAATTATGGCCAAGCTGACTAAGACCTATCGGGGACTGGCCGGTTTTAGAGAGTATCCAAAATATTTCATCGTTTCTCACTTTGACCTCTATAAAAAAGCCATTATGGAAGAAGCGGAAAAACTTGTTTATCAGGGTGTGCTTAAACAAACCGAAGATGTGTATTATCTGTCCCTGACCGAGCTGGAACAGGTTATCCGGTCAGCTCACGCCGATCAGCAATTGATTGCCGACCGCAAGGAAAAATACCAGGAATACGAGAAACTTACGCCGCCCAGAGTGATGACCAGTGAGGGAGAAATCATCTATGGCAGCTATGGCCAGCAGGATGCACCGCCGGGAGCTTTGCCCGGAATACCTGTCTCGGCCGGCGTGGTGGAAGGACGCGCCCGGATCATCTTAAAGCCTGAGCAAGCAAAGCTGGATAAGGGGGACATCCTGGTAGCCACCTTTACCGATCCTGGCTGGACTCCGTTTTTCGTATCGGCCAGCGGCGTGGTTACCGAAGTCGGCGGACTGATGACCCATGGCGCGATCGTAGCCCGCGAATACGGCATTCCGGCCGTTGTCGGCGTCCAGCAGGCTACCTCGCTCATTCAGGACGGGCAGAAAATCCGGGTGAACGGAACAAAAGGCTATATTGAACTGCTGGATGATTCGGACGGTAAGTTATTGCATTAG